In a genomic window of Hymenobacter chitinivorans DSM 11115:
- the ahcY gene encoding adenosylhomocysteinase has translation MVETTTKTYVPYKVKDMSLAEWGRKEIRLAEAEMPGLMSLREEFGAEQPLKGARIAGCLHMTIQTAVLIETLIALGADVTWSSCNIFSTQDHAAAAIAAAGIPVYAWKGMNEEEFNWCIEQTLYFGEDRQPLNMILDDGGDLTNMVLDRFPELAAGIKGISEETTTGVLRLLDRVKNGTLPMPAFNINDSVTKSKFDNKYGCKESAVDAIRRATDVMMAGKIAVVAGYGDVGKGTAASLRGAGARVVVTEIDPICALQAAMDGYAVKRMENAIKEADIVVTATGNCDIITEEHFRALKDKAIVCNIGHFDDEIDMAWLNSNYGHTKDTVKPQVDLYNIDGKEVIILAEGRLVNLGCATGHPSFVMSNSFTNQTLAQLELWQNSASYENKVYTLPKHLDEKVARLHLAKIGVELDELKPKQASYIGVEVQGPFKSDLYRY, from the coding sequence ATGGTTGAAACCACGACGAAAACGTACGTTCCGTACAAAGTAAAGGACATGTCGCTGGCCGAATGGGGCCGCAAAGAAATCCGGTTGGCCGAGGCCGAAATGCCGGGTTTGATGTCCTTGCGCGAAGAATTCGGTGCTGAGCAGCCCCTGAAAGGCGCACGCATCGCCGGCTGCCTGCACATGACCATCCAGACTGCGGTTCTGATTGAAACGCTCATTGCTCTGGGTGCCGATGTGACCTGGTCGTCGTGCAATATCTTCTCGACGCAGGACCACGCCGCCGCCGCTATTGCCGCCGCCGGCATTCCGGTGTACGCCTGGAAAGGCATGAACGAGGAGGAGTTCAACTGGTGCATCGAGCAAACGCTGTACTTCGGTGAAGACCGTCAGCCTCTGAACATGATTCTTGACGACGGTGGCGACCTGACCAACATGGTCCTGGACCGTTTCCCCGAGCTGGCCGCCGGTATCAAAGGCATTTCGGAAGAAACCACGACTGGTGTGCTCCGTCTGCTGGACCGCGTCAAGAACGGGACGCTGCCCATGCCCGCTTTCAACATCAACGACTCGGTTACCAAGTCGAAATTCGATAACAAGTACGGCTGCAAAGAGTCGGCCGTGGATGCTATCCGCCGCGCTACCGACGTCATGATGGCCGGCAAAATTGCCGTCGTGGCCGGTTACGGCGACGTTGGAAAAGGTACGGCCGCCTCGCTGCGCGGTGCCGGGGCCCGGGTTGTTGTCACCGAAATTGACCCGATATGCGCCCTGCAGGCCGCCATGGACGGCTACGCGGTGAAGCGCATGGAAAATGCCATTAAGGAAGCGGATATCGTGGTAACGGCTACCGGCAACTGCGACATCATCACCGAGGAGCACTTCCGCGCCCTGAAGGACAAGGCCATCGTCTGCAACATCGGTCACTTCGACGATGAAATTGACATGGCTTGGCTCAACTCGAACTACGGCCACACCAAGGATACGGTGAAGCCCCAGGTTGACCTCTACAACATTGACGGCAAAGAAGTTATCATCCTGGCCGAAGGTCGCCTCGTAAACTTGGGCTGCGCTACGGGCCACCCTTCGTTCGTGATGTCGAACTCGTTTACCAACCAGACGCTGGCGCAGCTGGAGCTGTGGCAGAACTCGGCCTCGTACGAAAACAAGGTTTACACCCTGCCCAAGCACCTCGACGAGAAAGTAGCCCGTCTGCACCTGGCCAAAATCGGCGTGGAGCTTGATGAGCTCAAGCCCAAGCAAGCTAGCTACATCGGCGTGGAAGTACAGGGCCCCTTCAAATCGGACCTGTACCGCTACTAA